AGACTGCGAGCCTGTACCGGCACTGTGTTCTGGCCATAGAGAAAGGACTTTCGTTCGGCGAGCGGGGACTGCCGCTCATGGGCTCCGGCGACTGGAACGACGGTATGGACAAGGTCGGGCTTCAGGGGATGGGGGAGAGCGTGTGGCTGGGTTTTTTCCTCTACGAAGTGCTTTCGCGTTTCGCAGGAGTCGCCCGCGCTTATGGCGATGCATTGTTCGCCGAACGGTGCGAACAGGAGGCTTTTGTGCTGTGTCTCAATATTGAGAAAAGCGGATGGGACGGAGAATGGTATCGGCGTGCCTACTTCGACGACGGCTCTCCTCTCGGTTCGGCGGAGAACAGCGAGTGCCGTATTGACTCAATCTCCCAGAGCTGGTCGGTTTTGTCCGGCGCAGGGGACCATGACCGCACCGTTCAGGCGATGGAGTCGGTGGATACGCATCTGGTCAGCAGGGAAGACCGTCTTGTCAAACTGCTTGACCCGCCCTTCGATAGGTCAGAGCCGAATCCCGGGTATATCAGGGGGTACGTCCCCGGCGTACGGGAGAACGGCGGTCAGTACACCCATGCCGCCGTCTGGGCCTCCATGGCTTTTGCCCGGCTGGGGGATGCGCCCCGCGCGTGGGAAGTTTTTTCGATGATCAATCCGGTGAACCACGGGCGGACCCCTGAAGAGGTCGATATCTACAAAGTGGAACCGTATGTCGTCGCGGCTGATGTGTACGTAGCTCCGCAGCATTTGGGCCGCGGCGGATGGACATGGTACACGGGATCGGCGGCATGGATGTACCGCCTGATCGTCGAGTCGCTTCTCGGACTCGTGGTCGAAGCGAATACGCTGCGTTTCATTCCGTGTCTTCCTCCCGAGTGGGAGGGGTGCACGATACACTACCGGTACATGGATACGGTCTATAACATCAGGATGCTGCAAAACGCCGGCGCGCCACAGGGGACCGCTTCTTCTCCCTTAGGGACACCCCCCCCTGAAACCATGGGGATGACGGTCGATGGCGCCGAACAGAGCGGCGGTATCGTGCCGCTCGTGAACGACCTGCGCGAACATGAGGTGGAAGTACGGTTTTCGGTTGCGCGCGGTTCGAATGCCGCCGGGAGGGAGATTCAATAGAGAGACCGCTCCGCAACTGCGCTTTCTCCGGCAGACTCCTGATTTTTGCCGGTGCGCATGGTGGGCGAATCCATTCACTCGGCAGGAGGCTCTTTTTCCGGAAGGTATTTCCAGTACTTTTTCGGCATGAACTGCCGCTGCAATTCCGCATTTTTCCTGGTCTGCACCGCCGTGGAGGAGAAATATCGCTTCCAGAGGTCCCTGATCTCCCGTTCCCTTCCGGAGAGAGGCAGGGGCCCGCCGGTCCGGAAAGCCGATACACGCCAGATTCCATTTTCATACACCGCCGCCCTGTTTCTGCCCGTGTCGTGGATGATCCACCGCTCACCTCCGAGCCTCCGGGCGAAATGGCCGGCCACAAGGGGAAGGATGTCTCCTTCCGGTTCAAAGGGAGCGTAGAGCACCCCGCCCAGTTCCGAAAACCGGAGAAGGCCGAGAAATCTGTGCCGCTCCCTCGACACGGCCCGCCCCGCCTCGTGTACGGTTCTCACCCTATCGTCCGCCAGGAGTCCCGCCGCCCGGGGTCCCATGGTCCATGCAAGGGCGAAATAGCGGTAGACAGCCATTTCCCTCTCAGGCATGGCGCTGAGAAAGGCGTAGTATCCGGCGGCGAGGATCCTTCGAGAAAATCTGGCGGCGAGGGCGGTGCGCACGGAAGCCGCCAGCCGTTCATCGGTGGCCGTGTGTACGGTTTCGAAGAGGAGGGGCTGGGTCTCGCCTGCCCTGAGGATTCCCTCGGGCCGTTCTTTTTTGAGTGCCGATTCATGGATCAGGCAGAGAAATCCGTTGAAGGTTCCGTCGAAGGTCCAGACGGCCATGATCAGAACTCCAGGCGGAGCTGGCGGAGATTGTCCTTCCCCGGGGGAGGGGAGGCGAGCAGCCTCCTGAGGTCCCCGCCGGCGGGAAAAGCGGGAAATGCCGCACTTTTGCAGGAGATGAAGAACCGGGCCCTTTTCATCACCACGCCCAGTTTTGTCAGGTCGTCGCCGTCGAGGAGGTGCCCCCTCCTGGCGGAAAGAATTCTCCTTGCGGACCTGACGCCGATTCCGGGAACGCGGAGGATTTCCTCGCAGGACGCCCTGTTCACGTCCACCGGAAAGAAGTCCGGGTGGGCCAGGGCCCAGCCCGTCTTGGGGTCCAGGGCTTCGTCGAGGTTGGGCTGCTGGGGGCTCAGGACTTCTTCGGCCTTGAAGCCGTAGAACCGGAGGAGCCAGTCCGCCTGGTAGAGGCGGTGTTCCCTGAGCATGGGCGGCTTCGTGGCGGGGGCGGGAAGGAGAGGGTTTTCCGCCACCGGGATGTAGGCGGAATAGTAGACCCGTTTGAGCCCGAAGCTCCGGTAGAGTCCTTCGGACAGGCGCAGGATGGTGAAGTCGTTCTCAGGGGAGGCGCCCACCATGAGCTGGGTGCTCTGCCCGGCGGGAACGAAGGCCGGCCCTGACCGGCCGGATTTCCGCCATTTCCTCCGCTCTTCGATGGTACCGCCGATGAAGGCCATGGGCCGGAGGATGGAGTCCCGGCTCTTCTGGGGGGCCAGGGCCCGAAGGCTTGTCTCGGAGGGCAGCTCGATGTTCACGCTCATCCTGTCGGCGAGGAGCCCGAGGGTGCCGAGAAGGGAGGGGGAGGCGCCTGGGATGGCCTTGGCGTGGATATACCCTCCGAAACGGTGCTCCTCCCGGAGGATTTTCGCCGTCCGGACGAGCTGCACCATGGTGTCGTCCGGGGAGCCGACGACGGCCGAACTGAGGAAGAGTCCCTCGATGTAGTTCCGGCGGTACATCTGGATGGTCAGATCGGCGAGCTCCCGGGGAGTGAAGGTCGCCCGCGGGATGTCGGCGCTCCGCCGATTCACGCAGTAGGCGCAGTCGAAAACGCAGTCGTTGGAGAAAAGGACCTTGAGCAGGGAGATGCACCGGCCGTCGTCGGACCAGCTGTGGCAGATGCCGCCGAGGGAGGTGCTGCCCACGGCGCCCCGTCGTCCGGCGCTTCCGCTGGACGAGCAGGATACGTCGTATTTCGCTCCTTCCGCGAGGACCGCGAGCTTTCCCAGGGTCTCCATGGCAACCTCCGCAGCATATATGATAACAAAATGTTAGCATTTTGCGGACGAAAAGAAAAGAGGGGGAGGAAAGGGGAAAAAAAGGAATGGAGATCCATTTTTTGGTATAATGTACTAAATGCATCTATCCGAAAGAATCAGGAGAACAGGGCCTTGAGGCGAACACGCAGCCGATTCTCGCTTCCCCGGAGGAAAGGGCGTTTTGATCCGTTCAGGCGCGCCCTCTTCCTTGTGATCCTTGCCGCTGCAGGTGCCGTGGCCGTGCTGTATCACCTTGACGCACGGGCGGTTGCCCGGCAGGAAGAAGCCCTCAACGACCAGCAGTTCCTCTCCGCGACCCTCGCCCGACTTGCCGCCGAGGACCGTTTTTCCTCTGTGGACGCTGCTGCCCGATTCCTTCTGAACAATGTGTTTCCCGGTACCCTCAACGGAATCTTGACCCCCGCGGAAGCCCAGAACTATCTCCAGCCCATGGTGTATAACATGCCGGAGATACTCGGTTTTTACTTCCTTCCAGCCCCGGGTGAAAAAGGGCCCCCGGTCTCGGCCTTCCGCTCCACACCGGCAGGAAATGACGGCAGGACCTTTGCCTTGGAGAGTGCCGCCCGCCTCGGTGACCACCATCTTTCTCCCGAGGAGACCGCGGCATTGTCAGGAGCCGTGAAAGTGTCTTCCCAGCGGCAGATGGCCCTTTTTGCCGACGGGCTCATGGCCGGAGGCACCCTTCGGGGGGTGCTCCTCACCGTGATTGATCTCTCGCCCCTCCTTGCCCGGTATGTCATCCCCATGGCCCGGGGAAAGAAGGGCATCTCCCTGGTGCTTTCCGAGGACGGTTCCCTTGTGTGGCTCAGCGGCCCGTCCGCGCGCTGGTCCGAAGGGAGCTTCGTGGAGGGGACCCCTGAACTGGAGAGCATCCGTTGTCTCGTTTCCGGGGCCGTGTCGGGAAAGAGCAGCCTGGAGCTGCCCGGCGGGGAAGCCGGCAGGAGATTCCTTGTGGCCTGGAATGCCCTCCGGATGGGAGGAAAACGCCTCTCCGTCATCATGGCCTCTCCCGGAGACGAGGTGGATGCTGCCCTCAGGGGTCTGCGAACCCAGAGAAACCTGCTTGTGGGGACCCTTATCCTCCTCGTTGTTCTGGGAAGCGTCTTTTTCACCGGAAAGCAGCGGCAGGAGGAGATCCGGAGAAGAGAAGCCGGTTTCAGGGCCGTCTTCAACAATGCCTCCTCTGGTATCGCCATCCTCGACGGAGAGGGCAGGTTCCTTTCCTGCAACGCCACCTGGGAAGCCATGACGGGCCTGTCGCAGGAACGGCTGCGGCAGAAGACCGTTTTTGACCTTGCCGCTGCCGGCCCGGGTCAGGGACGGGACGAGCTCCGGCAGGCCCTCCTGGAGATGAACGGAACCCGCAGGGCCGATGTGCGGTTTCTGAGGGCGGATGGTCTTGCCTTCTGGGGGGAT
The window above is part of the Aminivibrio pyruvatiphilus genome. Proteins encoded here:
- a CDS encoding putative DNA modification/repair radical SAM protein, with protein sequence METLGKLAVLAEGAKYDVSCSSSGSAGRRGAVGSTSLGGICHSWSDDGRCISLLKVLFSNDCVFDCAYCVNRRSADIPRATFTPRELADLTIQMYRRNYIEGLFLSSAVVGSPDDTMVQLVRTAKILREEHRFGGYIHAKAIPGASPSLLGTLGLLADRMSVNIELPSETSLRALAPQKSRDSILRPMAFIGGTIEERRKWRKSGRSGPAFVPAGQSTQLMVGASPENDFTILRLSEGLYRSFGLKRVYYSAYIPVAENPLLPAPATKPPMLREHRLYQADWLLRFYGFKAEEVLSPQQPNLDEALDPKTGWALAHPDFFPVDVNRASCEEILRVPGIGVRSARRILSARRGHLLDGDDLTKLGVVMKRARFFISCKSAAFPAFPAGGDLRRLLASPPPGKDNLRQLRLEF
- a CDS encoding TIGR03915 family putative DNA repair protein, with protein sequence MAVWTFDGTFNGFLCLIHESALKKERPEGILRAGETQPLLFETVHTATDERLAASVRTALAARFSRRILAAGYYAFLSAMPEREMAVYRYFALAWTMGPRAAGLLADDRVRTVHEAGRAVSRERHRFLGLLRFSELGGVLYAPFEPEGDILPLVAGHFARRLGGERWIIHDTGRNRAAVYENGIWRVSAFRTGGPLPLSGREREIRDLWKRYFSSTAVQTRKNAELQRQFMPKKYWKYLPEKEPPAE